The region CtaaattttttatcttttgtAGTTCCAAATAACCTTTATATCCCATTAAAATGCTTTACATTTGTTTAACTCACCTGTTTTCCATTTTGCACTTGTTGTCGCGCACTTTGCAATGCGTTTTAAAGTCCTCGAAGAGCTTCAGGCATTTGCGTTCCTGCTGGCAGACGGAAAGCGCATGGTTGCAAGTTGGAAGTGCGTCAATTGGGTAAGGATCCTTCTCGGCTGAGGatataaatacaaaagttTGTTAGAGGGTGATATACTTAAAAAAGTCCTGGGGGGACCCACCTTTCTTCAACACAAATCCGCAGGGATGATCGAAGAGAAAGTCCCGGAAGTGGTTGCAGTCGGGATCCATTCCAGGCTCCTTGCACAGGCAGGTGGGCCGGAAGAACTGGAAGGCCTGCAGGGTGCGAAGGGCCGCCTGGCACTTGGTCACCGTCACCGTGCTGCAGGACACtgcaaggaggaggaggtcgGCGGTATTCAGTACAACATGTTGTGGCAAGTGAGTGACAGTTGGATCCATTTGGGGGATTGGGACTGGGCGGATATGCTTAATGATCTATAAATGGCAGCAGTGCTTAAACTTTGACATTTAATGTCGTGCTGGTTCATTTTGGGAGCTGAACATCGATTACCAACTGTATGAGTGGGCACacagaaagaaataaaaagcaactaaaaaaggaaaagtaaAGAAAACTTAAAGGTTTATCATTTATTTGGCTTGTTGTTTATCACATGTTTTCTACATTCTACATATTTTGAGAACGTTATAAAAATACCAACTGCTCTGGGATATATTCAAGACATATTCTATATTACAATCcctttctcccagtgcaggTGTGGGCCATGACAGTTGTTATAAATGGCAGCCAGACAACTACAAACCAGACACATGTCATAATAAGAGCCAAAGAAGGGGCGCTATAACAACTACTGTATGAATAATTGAGTCTCCAAACAAAACGGTCGATTTAAGCGGCCAATGAAGCGTTGCGGAGCGCTGGCAAACGTGGCCcggataatattttataacataatAAATTATGTTACACATAGACCATACGTGGTGGGTGTGTGACAGCTTATTCGAGCATATGACAACTACTGCGACAAACAAAGGGCAAACATCTGTTGGCCATCCATTGTCCTTTTGGCCATAAAACATAAGCCCTACTAATAAACCCGGCTGCGCCGACACTTCACAAACACAGGCCAGCAGAGCCGGAGACGCACACAAATACACGTGGCGGGGGCAGAGGGACAGGGACTCGTTTGGCTCGTCATAAGCCGTAAAATCgccaaaaagcaaaacaagcAAACTGCCGGACAATGGGAGTCCATGGACTCCGGGTCCGGGATAATGGGAAGCGAGTTTGAGTGGGTGTGGCCACCACACCATGTGGTCCACGTCACTCAACTGAcccgaaccgaaccgaactgGGCCCCCCGCCTCATCGGTAACCCTGTGATTGCCCTACGACCTATCCAATAACGCCCTTGTCCCAGGCAGACCGGACATGATTATTTGCTAGTTGAACATAAAGTTGCTTCCGACTGGGGATGGGGGTATCTGGATGTGGGCCAACACACATCGGAACACTCGCATCCACTGCGCAACAAGTGACATTTTTCACAGGCATCCATCATTTTTATGCCCCTTGGTTCCGCacggttttatttttttcggatATCCCTTTGGGTTCTCTGGATTTTGGGATTTTTTCGGGTCTCTTCGTGGTGTCAATTAAAACGCGTTGGCTGTGGATCAGGGCGAAGCGCAGAGTTCTTATGTTCTTAAACAAGGAAATGGAAAAGGCTGCTTTGAAAAGCGCTAGTTGAAcaacattttcaaataaattgcaGAGGAATTATAAGTCATAGTGTTGTTAAAAgggaaatgtttttatttttgggagGGGTTTTTGAGTTCAATTAGAGCTGGTATCTGCGGATTACAATTAAAATGGAATATATGGAAAAGGGCTTGATTGGGGAACTTACCAACTAAAAAAGCCAACTAATTatgtcttaaaaaatatatatgaatttGCTTTAAAGGCACTCTTTAGAGAAAAGAGCtccattaattttatttaatattttaaaaaatgtcgaGACTTACATTTTTAACTATTTGGGGTAAAGAACATTGAATTGGAAAGGTCTTATCTTACAGAATTTTACAATAATTGTTCGAAAAGAGAGCACAAAAATGGgacattataatttttaaaaattccaaaagtAACAATTTTGATATAATGACTTCAGGACCTTAAGTTTAGGTGAACACTAAGTATCCCAGATCTTTCTCCCCGTGCGCTGAGTGCATTTGATGTCCAGTTAACTAGATTCCTGCTCCTGGCCCGCAGCACCTGGCCACCGGTGCTCCTTGGCCGGTGGCACCTGGCTTTGGTCTCGTCATCGCATGCTGGGCGGTCGTAAAAAATAAAGCCAAGGCGAGTGGTTTTTATGCTTCGTCGCCATCAAGCGACGCCGTTTGCCGTCTGTgttgctttattttttgcaccgCCGCTGCCATTGCCCTTGCCTTTTACTGTTATTGTTGAGTCCTCAATTCGTTTTTATTCGAAACGCGTTTCCGGTTGTTGAGTTGGTCGCTGAATTGGTTCAATGATTTCTTTGTTTGCCTGTTTGTTGTTGCCCCAGCGACTATGTGTGTTTGCCAGCCACTTTTTCCTGCCCAgctttatttgattttagttTGGCATTTGTTTTCCCTGCCCCAgccattgtttttattatttttggctttttaCGACCGGCTCTAGGTGAAATTTATGTGTCATTTATTAAGTTTAGCTGGCCATTCAAGGGCGGATCAATTATTATCGAGCATATTAATTACGAGTGAGTTAAGCAGGCGCTTTGTGTTGGCACTATTTGGCGCCAGAATTTCCTGTTTCCGGGCAGGACACACGTGTGTGTGTCTCCTTTGTGTCCGTGTGGCACTGTGTGTTTGCCTGTTGATTTTATTGAAACATCGACAAGTGCCGCGGCGGCCGGTGGCTCAAAGTGAGTGCAGCGTTTCGAAACGGAAGTGGAATGCCGAAAAGTATGCCATGCAAAGGCACGACTGCTGCGCTGCAACTTCCGGCGAAGGAAAAGCgagcaaaaatatatatttatcgcCCAGCTGGGGCATCGAAGCTGCTTTTAAAGGCTTTTCCCGGTCGTGCCGGCGCATATGAGAGGCGAATGGCTGAAATACGGGAAAAGCGGGCGGCGAAACCTGCATGAAATGCAATTATCATAAATATTCGGACACTGTTCGCTGGCTCTCTTTAAGGCACATCCACATTTCGAGGACATTTAAAGGACAGCAGCGCGACAGCCATTAACCTGCACGGCCAACAAAAAGTAATTTcacttttaaatgaaaaagttCAAAGTGCGTTTGTTtatgccacacacacacacatgagacgctggccataaaaacaaatgccaAATGATTTCTGCTGCTTGTTTTTTGTATGCGCTACGTACACCTCCCCTATGACAAAAATTAGACGCTGGCCAGCAATTGTAATCGTAACTTTTTATTATGATGCCCTGGCATTTGCGATCGAAATTGAATTGGAGAGGAGCTGTGCTCAGATGAAGAAAGGTATGTTTGAACACTGTGAagaattttttatatctacGCTGAAAAGAACAAAGTGTTTTCAGTATAAATTGtagttaaaaaagaaaatttcataatatttatcattgtttattaataatttttattcgaTAATGCCCAAGACGCGAGCCTTGCTGAGAAAGTCGGTACGCTGCACATAGGATCCCGACATGGTGCGACTTCCTGTGTAAGCATGGCGGCCATGGAGCACTCTCCAGTTATCGAACAGCACGATGCTGCCGGGACACAGCTTCAGACTCCACTGCTGCTCTTCATCCCTGACAATTTTCAAGAGCTGACGAAGACTGGCATAGAAGTAGGTCATCTCTGCTTGTGGAATGGTATcgaacacagcccgatcgtagaCATTCAGTCTGAGCTGAACGAATTCCTGAGTCAGGGGATCCACTTGTATAATAGGAGCCGAGTGGCGATGATGCTCGCCCTTTTCTATATACTCCCCAGGAACCTCAACCCTGCACAGCAAATCATAGGCGGCGGGAAAACGACGTTGCAGCTCCTGCACCACATGCAGACCATCCACAAAGAAGTTCTCCCCACCCGAACCCGAGTGCTCGATGCAATGTAGGGCCTGGAGTCCAGCTGCATCGCAGAAATAGGTATTATCCGTGTGGGAGCCCAGGTAAAGCTTGGTGTAAGCGGTATCAGCATGGTCGGGCTTATCGCTGAAGGTCCACATTTCGCCAAAGAAGGTTTTCATCAGGGGGAAAACTGTGCGCAGTGCCAGCTCGGTCATATTTGGCGTGGGTGCCACGTCATCGATGAAGACTATGCCATAGCGGACCAGAGATTCCACCAGGGATTTGACTATCTCATCACTGGAAATCAGCTTGGGCAACGAGAATCGCAGGTGCCGCTCGTTTTGCAAGATTATGCTGCGGTTCCAGGGCGTCAGAATAGTGGACTTCGACCGCCGGCTTATCAACTGTTCCAGCTGGGACTCGAATATGAAGTCCAGGTCATAGCTGGACTGGTGGTCGTCACTCCCTAAATTTCATAAGTATTTTAACTCATGATAAgggtattattaaatattttctacctACACTGCACTTTTAACTGTATGCCTTCGTACTTGACCTCTATGGGCTTTACATCCGCTGGCAGATCCAAAATATCGTAACGCCGCTGATTGGTATCCAGGTTTAGACACTCCCCGCAGCGACAATGATCACGGAGCCAAAATTCATTGACCTCCAGAGTTTGGAGCGTATTCGGATGCTTTAGGAGCAGCATTTTAGGAGTAGAACGACCGATCGATTCGAGAAGTGAAAGTAAACTAATAAGATTAATGCTGAGTTGAGCTGAAACCCAAGAAGACTCTTATCAGTTGGGTGAGCAATTATCGTTCATTCTCTGTTGAGCCGGCGATAAGGAATTATTGATAGAGGTGCTCTGTACTCTATCTCTGCTAAGCCATAGATAAAGAATCATTTACAAAGTATATTGCTTATAACAATAAATACTTTACGATCCATAAAAGGTATTTATTCAGATTATTATTCAgaaattgtattaattttttttttaagaattgggTTGTTTTAcaattggtaaataaattaatttaattaaataatgttattgCTTAAATTATTGCAGTTTAATTTATATGAGAAAATCGCTTAAAGCTTTAAATAAggccttttaaaaaattgtaatatgtAATCCATCCAAGCAGGCTGCCCCGTAGTATTCCAGTGAATATCGAGTAGGCTGTCTCAGTAATTCATCgactttttattaattttggaGCTGCTTTTGAGTAACGTATAGTGATAAAATATCTCAAAAAATGAAATCCTTCAATACATCCTGGGCCGATGAGGTGGAGGCTGACTACGTGGATGGTCTGCCGCCTTCGAACGAGTACATCGAGGGCGACTACAAGTACGTGACGGAGTACAAGTTCAACGAGGACGGCAAGAAGGTGAAGGTGGTGCGCACCTTCAAGATCGAGAAGCAGATCGTACCGAAGGCGGTGGCCCGTCGTCGCAGCTGGGTGAAGTTCGGGGACTCCCGCTTGGACAAGCCCGGACCCAATTCCCAGACGACCATGGCCTCCGAGGAGATCTTTATGCAGTTCATCGGCTCCAAGGAGTTCGAGCAATCGCACGAAACGCAGCTGGATGCCGGCAAGAACATCGCCAAGTGCCGCATTTGCAATGGCGAGCACTGGAGTGTCAACTGTCCCTACAAAGGCACCTCCATGGACAGCAAGACCCTGATGGAGAGCAAGGCCAAcgcggcggctgctgctgccatcAACGATCCCAGCAAGACGGGCAAATATGTGCCGCCCTTCATGAAGGACGGCGGGGTCGGGGCCTCCGGCAAGAACTGGGGTCGCGAACGGGACGATTCGTCGGCGGTTCGCATATCAAACCTATCCGAGTCCATGACCGAGGCCGATCTGGAGGAGCTAGTGAAGAAAATCGGACCCCACACCAAGATGTATCTGGCCCGCGAAAAGAACACCGGCCTCTGTAAGGGATTCGCCTATGTGCACTTCAAGTTTCGCCAGGATGCAGCTGCCGCCATTGAAATCCTTAATGGCCATGGCTACGACCACTTGATCCTGTGCGTCGAGTGGTCCAAGCCCCAGCCGTAAAGGGTATGGCCTTTATTCCCGATTCCTACGCTTATTCGAGAACGGAAATGAGTTGCAGTGGTAgagaaatcaaaataaaatccatGTGCACTCAGAATAAATATGAGTTATTGACTTTAAAAATTCAGTGTTCTGGTTGTCACATTGCAACAAAACGTCAGAATatagaatgtcatacctttTTGAGCTCGTAATGTAATTTCCAGTATATAAGCATTAACAcctagaaattttttatttttgaaaatttttttcaaaaaaatagttgttaaaaaaatgcaaaaattggtcaaaaaataaactttcttTAAAGTGATAACGGTCGTTGGCATTAGaagcaagctgctcaaaaaAGTTGGACTTTCAACTATACGCCTCGAATTggctaaaatatattaagaaaccacaaaaaaaatagtattttgagctcaaatttaaacaatatttttccgACATTAAAAATCACTGTTTTGGCTGCCATTAAGCAAGAAAACTTCAAAATGAGGAATGTCacacctcgttgagctcgtcgtTTAAATTCCAATCCACTGACATTAAaacctaaaaatttttatttttgccatttCTCGTAAAAAAAAGtgacattataaaatatgcgaaaatagaaaaaaaaatttttttttttaagtcatgGCGATTGTTACCACAACAATTAAGCAGCTCAAAACAGTCTTTTAGCTGAACGCTTtgatttgactaaactgcgaTTGAAAAACGGAtaaaaaaagaacatttttgactaaaatcaaAATTCCATTTTTTCGACCTAAAAAATCAGTGCTTTGACTGGCATAATgcaagaaacggtcagagtgAAGGAAGTCAAGCACATAACTGACAGTCACTAAGCTATGAGAAAAATGTAAGAAATCTTTTTAATTTGCAACTTGTTTCTTCAGATCGACTCCGGCTTTGCTTTtcaatgtttattatttttccgaGTGCAGCAGGACAAGAGAAAGCTGGCCTCGAGCAAACTAAAGCCGTTAATGCTCCGTTTTAAATGCGATTTTTTCGCCGTGTTCCTCCGCAGCCGCACAAAGGTGAAAGCCACTTAAATGGAAGCCAACGTGGTGCAGGATGATGATGGCTTGGAATGGCGGTCGGCGGGCGGAGGAGCTCGGCAAAAGCTGAGAAATGCCACAAGACGCTGGCCGGACTGAATgaacattaataattaaatataagaGCGGACTTATGCGCACGATACGCGGGGCCGGGCTCTTGGAGCTCCTCGGAACAGGACACAAACTACGCGACCATGACGAGGAACAGAGCCGGGAGTGAGTGGTCCGTGGATAGTGCTCGCGGAAAGTCCCGGCTTAGATACACATTTTGAATGAGGGGCGGATCAAAGCGAGGTacaaaagaaatttatttccattgttgttgccgcgGCGGTGGGTGGGGCACCGGCTAACGCAGAGTCTAAAACAAATTActgaataatttataaattaactttttctGCGGCGCGCTCATTCGTTCGTCGCCGGCCTTTGTTTGAACGGCAGAATGAATAGGTGGCAGGTGAGTACAGTGGGTGGGGTGGGTGGAGTGAATGTGACTGTGAATGTGGGCGCCCGGATAAGAAGGACGCCGCCAGCCACgcatttctttttcattttgcaCCTTCAGGTCATGTGCGCCCACCGCACACATTGACTCACTCCTCGGGAGGAAAACAAACAGGAGATTAAAAGTCAAATGTTGAAAAAAGAAGTACCCACTAGCTTGATTTGTGGGCACTTTAAGTGAAAATAAGCACAGTAATAGCTTGAATAATCATTCATCGCAGGGAAGCTATTTGCTATCCAGGAAAtggatacattttttaacctttgagtttttataaatattaaaaacatttaatattgcCTAGTAAAAAGTAGTCATTTCTTAATTATGTCTTTTCCCCCATTTAcctcttaattaaaaaaaaaactttaagatcatcttttgaaaattcattttgaaaaagttCTTCAAAATCTAGCACATTTTTATCTCTAGAGCGAATAAGCCCGACGAGCATTTTTGCTTCGaaatattactcatacgcacaGTGCGCCAGAGTGCACTCCCCTTCGTACAGGGTATTGGAGGAAAGGCCATCGACTCGACTCGCCCGGCGTCGCAGCTCTCTGGGGCATTTGAATATTCAAATGGCGCTTCGTGGCTCCGACCTCCTCCTCGCTTTCTGCTGCGCTTTAAGTGTACACTGTTATTTACTGTTTTATGGCACGCGCGCCTGCTCACGGAACACACAAAAATTGCTGAAATAATTACACAGTTGTCGAAGCGGCCCCGCCGCACAAAAAGCCCCcgagcaaataaaaacaaagggaGCATATAATATATTCAACCGACTCGCACTGGAAGCGGAAATTAATTCTCAAATGACCAAAACTTGCGCATAATCAGCGTCGAAGGCCGCAAGTGCCCGAGAGCTCTGCAAACACTTGACACAAAAACCCATAGATTTTGTGCAAACAATTGATCAGTGTGCGGTGGAAGTATCGATTTGAATTGCCCCATGTTTTGCATGCCGATTgccttatttatttacctgGTATGGGCCCGCAGACGCGCGGTATAATTTCCAGTATGGCCGAGCATGAGGGATCCTCGAAGCACAGCTGACGTGCCAGGATACAGTTCAGTATGGCCACGACGCCCTTAATGGTGGAACctgaaattataaattacacaTAATTAAACAACAATTCAACGTAATTATAATTcccataaatgttttttttttaatttatgaaatttatttgttgtcaAATTAACTTATCAAACTTTGTCATACATGTAAAcagaaattgtttattttattttgctgcATTGGAAAAATACAGTTTATTTCTTAACAGTATACAAAATGAAGTGGGAAATGTGCTCCGTCGAGCCTTTCAATAATGGTGTAGTAAAAGAAACAGAACTTAAAGATAATGGCACCAAGGATCACCCTTCGTATAAAGCAATACCTAAATTCTTCGATCCCCCACCTAAACCAGAGGATAAAGACcgagtgttgctgctgcgtcGAGAGGCCCATTCGCTTGTCCTACAGGATCAGGCGGAGGGGCTTCTTAACACCGAGGAGCTGAATGAACTGTGGAGGATCCTTGAAAAGCATGTGACCGAAACTATAAGATCGAAACGACAACTGATCAGCTTGGATGATTATTTGGTAGTCGTTTCGGAAGTAAGCGCTAAGTGTCAAAAGTTATTAACTGTGGGACTCTTTTTCGAACTGATGCAATCCTCTAACTATCCCGACATGCTGGAAATCGTCTcaatttataaccatatagtACGAAGGATATCAATCGTCCAAGGACGCATTGGGCTTTCCTCTTACGATGGTTTTGGGCAAGGATATTTAAGTGAAAGCGATCTGGAGAGTTTTATAACAGATATTATACCAAAGTTGGCACAAATCCGAGATTGTATGCAGCCCTCATTCGAAAGATTTTATGTGTGTACGGTGGTGAAGAAGATATTCTTCTTTCTAGACCATCTTCATATGCGTCGCATTCGAATTAGGGATATTGTATCCTCGGGATTGCTATCGCAGCTACTAGAGCTACATGATAAGACAAACTCCAAAGAACGAGAGAAAAAGGGGGCAACGAACTGCTTTTCAATGCCTGCTATCTTTGCGGTTTACGAAAACTATCTTGATTTAGACAAAGATCATGATGGTATGTTGAGCAGAGAAGAGTTGTCTAAATACGGTTCTGGTAGCCTAACTTCCATTTTTCTGGATCGGGCATTCGAGATGTGTCGTACTTATGGTGGAAAAATGGATTACAAATCCTTTCTCGACTTCCACTTTGCAATGGAAAATCGAAAAGTGAGGGTCCTTTAATATACTTCCCAAAATAATGTTCAAAAGCAGTCCTTAAAGTGTCTTCCAGCCCTGCACTATATTTTCCGTATCCTAGACATAAATCAGCAGGGGTATTTGACagcccaaaccttgcgatacTTCTACGATGGCATTGAAGTGCGCTTTAAAACTTTGAAGGCGGAGGCTGTGAACTTTCAGGACCTCAAGGATGAGATATTTGACATGGTCGGGCCCAAGGATCCGCTCAATATAACCCTCAAAGATTTGATCAACAGGTAGGTTCCACACGTTCCCTGCGTTTTTTCAGGCTCATAACTCTTTGCAGCGGGCAAGGCGAGACCGTGCTCTCCATACTAATTGAATTCGATAAATTCTTGGCCCACGAGAACCGTGAGGGGAATCCACAGAATGTTTAATAACCGAATTCCAGCcggcagccacagcagcaCATGCTACATGCTGCATGCTACATGCaacaagcagcagcaactctcTTGCGGTGACAACATTAAgccaaatttaattaaatcccCCGACACGGCTCCTGGCAATTCTTTTACACCAAGGATTtcgatatgtatttttatgtcGCGCAATTGCAATGCAAATTCAATGTGTAAAGTCCCTCAAATATTTCGACTCACTCGTATTTGTCTTTATACACACGTAATTGCAAATtgctcataaatatttatgcggGTCTTTTAATTATGTTAATTCATGGTAAAGCGTTTACAATGATTTGTATTGAAAAATCCCACACGAAGGTGGAGCTGGTGGAGGGGtcgaaaccaaaaaaaaacattgcaaTTATGTTTATATGTAGCTCTTAGTTTTTATCATAATTTTATGTTCCCAGCAAGGGGCGAGGGGTGGGTGGGGCAGAACAGAGCTGGCGGTTTATAAAacattcatttcaatttcatttcattacGTAAAATAAACCAAGTCATCCGGACAGCAGACTGGGAACACGGGGGCCGCTGTCTATCTaagcagtcggctttatagcCATTGCCTACTGGTCACGGTCCTTCCGCCTGTGGCTCCTCACCCTCATCCTCCTCCTGCCCCTCTTCACACTGAAAAACCCTCTTCATCCGCCGGATGCCCCGTGAAAGTTGTAGTTCACTGCTGCTCCTGacttttcctatttttttttttgttgtaccCCCTAAACCTAGTCCTCCGCCTGCCCCACGCTCATTAACGAAATGACCGTTTGCATATTGCAAGTTGGGTCGGGGAAAAaccggcggaggaggaggcgttGGAGGCGGATTCCGGAGCCGGAATAACAAAAGAAGTGCCTTCAAAAATTCACGAATTGCATGCGGACGCAGCTGAACTTACTCCGCGTCAGAGGAAGTGGCCTACTGCCAGGACCGAGAAGTAACCAGAAGGCCAGACAACCAGAGAACCAGAGCACCAGAACAGTGGCAACAATTGCATGGCCGCAGAAGTTGCCAGGACCGCCTCGCCAGTCGAATTGTTTGCggaaatacaaataaacaaaagtcagTGGGGAATCCAGCGGACGAAGTAGCCACAGTTCGGCTGGACTTTAAAGTGTTTTATGGTTATTGGGTGCTTAGAATTGCATTGAGATATGCGGCGCGCGTCTGGCCCGATGACAGCCAAGGAATTATCAGCCATTTGGGGTTGGGGTTTTGGGGATCGGGGATCTCCTCATGGCCGCAAATTGCCAACGGACCCCGAGGACAGCCCGTTCGATCCCCGGCGACCCATTTGGAATCACTTAAAACACACAAATCAAGCAAAAGTTGAAAACACAATAACAATTGTTTTGGGACACACCATAAATTTGCATGCCAAGAAGAGTAATGCTGCCGGGCACATAGAAAAAACGCGAAATAGGCACATAAATATGCGACCGAACGGCGGTCCTGTTCCTGTTTCTGTTCTTGTCCCACCTTCCAGAGCTCCCAGGACCTCCTCCACATCCAGAACTCCGCCGACGACAACCAGAACAATTCGTTTGTGTCACAATCAGATTCGGCACAGGCACAAAAATGTTCGCTTTTCGCGTTTCGCGCTCGCCATGTTTCATGAATTATTTCCCCGAACCCCAAAAAGTTTTCGACCAAAAACTTTGACTGCAGAAGGAGGCCAGAAAAAAGGAGGcgaggcggcggaggaggcaaGACATTGACTGGGAACTGGCCAGTGTTGCAGGCCAACTCCCACCGCTGCTCAGCGCTGCACTGGGGAAAAGGCTCTCCAAAATGGGTCATGCTTCTTTTGAATCCATTATAATTTGAGAGAAAAAAGTACAAGGTttggaaaaaatttataaagattttGGGTGCACTTTAAAGTCTTTTTCTGGATTGGAAAAACacctgaaaataaaaagttctACTTAATCTTTAGTTTTGGTTGATATTTATCAGGAGTAGTTGTGtctttataatatataataatatttatattaataaaatatttttataagataaTTTAACCATTTATTTGAAACTAAGTTCATTTGGGAAATAGACATAACTACTGAAAATgtctaaacattttttaatggggCTTAACTATCATACTCgtacaattattttttctaattgTAAGGATTTTAGGAATttgcaatatatatttttttccctgTACGCCTTGTTTGCGTTGATTCGTGCGGCGAACATTTCGATTACCATTTTCCCTGGTGGCGCGTTGCAAAAGGGGCAGTGGTGAAAACGCGGGGACGGGGATTCCTCCAGTGTTTCGCATTTTCTGCAACTTTGCTGGAGCGCCGCCCTTTGCCCTCTGCCCTGTgccctctgctgctgctgctgctgcttaaaTTTCAATTGTGTGCCGGGGGCGCTGGCCCGACGCTGGAGCACTCTGGTGCAGGCTTTAATAAATTATGGCCCACGTCGGGGGTGGCGTTCGAGAGGTATTGTCGGGGGCTGCCAGCGCTGCTGGCCCTGCATGCCACTTGGAAAAAGTTAATACAACAAATGCGCTACTACAGCGCGGCAACAACGGGCAGCAGGAACAACAATTGCAATAACAATGACCGCATTACGAGGCCGCGAATCGTTGCTGGAAAAGCCAAGTCGGTGGCAGtggcaacatcaacaacatgGCCGAGAAATGGCAGCTTTACAACTTCCGGCAGGCAAGGACCATGGACGAAGGGTCCGGGATCCTGGTCCTGGTCCGCCACTGTAATATGTTCGCTGTGGCTGCCCGCTTTTTATATTCACGCTTTCCTCCCCTCCCCGCCCGCAGGCCATCCTTATGTCATTCGGGATTATTTTGTGggttaaaaactaattttcgGTCATGAAGTGGATTTCGCAGTGTGCATGTGGCCGACACTCGGCGGCCCATAAA is a window of Drosophila biarmipes strain raj3 chromosome 3R, RU_DBia_V1.1, whole genome shotgun sequence DNA encoding:
- the LOC108031645 gene encoding serine/threonine-protein phosphatase 2A regulatory subunit B'' subunit gamma-like isoform X3, yielding MKWEMCSVEPFNNGVVKETELKDNGTKDHPSYKAIPKFFDPPPKPEDKDRVLLLRREAHSLVLQDQAEGLLNTEELNELWRILEKHVTETIRSKRQLISLDDYLVVVSEVSAKCQKLLTVGLFFELMQSSNYPDMLEIVSIYNHIVRRISIVQGRIGLSSYDGFGQGYLSESDLESFITDIIPKLAQIRDCMQPSFERFYVCTVVKKIFFFLDHLHMRRIRIRDIVSSGLLSQLLELHDKTNSKEREKKGATNCFSMPAIFAVYENYLDLDKDHDGMLSREELSKYGSGSLTSIFLDRAFEMCRTYGGKMDYKSFLDFHFAMENRKPCTIFSVS
- the LOC108031645 gene encoding serine/threonine-protein phosphatase 2A regulatory subunit B'' subunit gamma-like isoform X2; its protein translation is MKWEMCSVEPFNNGVVKETELKDNGTKDHPSYKAIPKFFDPPPKPEDKDRVLLLRREAHSLVLQDQAEGLLNTEELNELWRILEKHVTETIRSKRQLISLDDYLVVVSEVSAKCQKLLTVGLFFELMQSSNYPDMLEIVSIYNHIVRRISIVQGRIGLSSYDGFGQGYLSESDLESFITDIIPKLAQIRDCMQPSFERFYVCTVVKKIFFFLDHLHMRRIRIRDIVSSGLLSQLLELHDKTNSKEREKKGATNCFSMPAIFAVYENYLDLDKDHDGMLSREELSKYGSGSLTSIFLDRAFEMCRTYGGKMDYKSFLDFHFAMENRKCLPALHYIFRILDINQQGYLTAQTLRYFYDGIEVRFKTLKAEAVNFQDLKDEIFDMVGPKDPLNITLKDLINSGQGETVLSILIEFDKFLAHENREGNPQNV
- the LOC108031644 gene encoding eukaryotic translation initiation factor 3 subunit G-2, which codes for MKSFNTSWADEVEADYVDGLPPSNEYIEGDYKYVTEYKFNEDGKKVKVVRTFKIEKQIVPKAVARRRSWVKFGDSRLDKPGPNSQTTMASEEIFMQFIGSKEFEQSHETQLDAGKNIAKCRICNGEHWSVNCPYKGTSMDSKTLMESKANAAAAAAINDPSKTGKYVPPFMKDGGVGASGKNWGRERDDSSAVRISNLSESMTEADLEELVKKIGPHTKMYLAREKNTGLCKGFAYVHFKFRQDAAAAIEILNGHGYDHLILCVEWSKPQP
- the LOC108031643 gene encoding trimethyllysine dioxygenase, mitochondrial; translated protein: MLLLKHPNTLQTLEVNEFWLRDHCRCGECLNLDTNQRRYDILDLPADVKPIEVKYEGIQLKVQWSDDHQSSYDLDFIFESQLEQLISRRSKSTILTPWNRSIILQNERHLRFSLPKLISSDEIVKSLVESLVRYGIVFIDDVAPTPNMTELALRTVFPLMKTFFGEMWTFSDKPDHADTAYTKLYLGSHTDNTYFCDAAGLQALHCIEHSGSGGENFFVDGLHVVQELQRRFPAAYDLLCRVEVPGEYIEKGEHHRHSAPIIQVDPLTQEFVQLRLNVYDRAVFDTIPQAEMTYFYASLRQLLKIVRDEEQQWSLKLCPGSIVLFDNWRVLHGRHAYTGSRTMSGSYVQRTDFLSKARVLGIIE
- the LOC108031645 gene encoding serine/threonine-protein phosphatase 2A regulatory subunit B'' subunit gamma-like isoform X1, with product MKWEMCSVEPFNNGVVKETELKDNGTKDHPSYKAIPKFFDPPPKPEDKDRVLLLRREAHSLVLQDQAEGLLNTEELNELWRILEKHVTETIRSKRQLISLDDYLVVVSEVSAKCQKLLTVGLFFELMQSSNYPDMLEIVSIYNHIVRRISIVQGRIGLSSYDGFGQGYLSESDLESFITDIIPKLAQIRDCMQPSFERFYVCTVVKKIFFFLDHLHMRRIRIRDIVSSGLLSQLLELHDKTNSKEREKKGATNCFSMPAIFAVYENYLDLDKDHDGMLSREELSKYGSGSLTSIFLDRAFEMCRTYGGKMDYKSFLDFHFAMENRKSLKCLPALHYIFRILDINQQGYLTAQTLRYFYDGIEVRFKTLKAEAVNFQDLKDEIFDMVGPKDPLNITLKDLINSGQGETVLSILIEFDKFLAHENREGNPQNV